A stretch of the TM7 phylum sp. oral taxon 349 genome encodes the following:
- a CDS encoding PrgI family protein has protein sequence MAQYKVAQDVEAEDKLLGPFSFRQFIYLIIVAVACALAWGLARIFVALAIIPLPVILFFGALALPLRKDQPMEIYMAALVSFYLKPRKRIWIPDGRGSLIQITAPKVEEVNRTKDLAQEEVRQRFSYLADIADTGGWSIRHVTPQPQAQINSAMEPDQYFAAQQTEDPLGDDGSVAHNFDTLISDADVTRRQYMVEQMRQAATLSTGQQTAIPPQLTNNQSSVPPRYSPYPTIHQSVVQPLGNQTPGVQPAPVTQQASSAPTTPTPTATSAEPVSDDIIGLANNSGLSIQTIQQEANRIRQKEQEADNGEVFISLH, from the coding sequence ATGGCTCAATACAAAGTCGCACAAGATGTCGAAGCCGAAGACAAGCTCCTCGGTCCATTCAGCTTTCGCCAATTTATTTACTTAATTATCGTTGCAGTCGCCTGCGCGCTAGCATGGGGGCTAGCGCGCATATTTGTCGCGCTTGCAATCATACCACTGCCAGTTATACTATTCTTCGGTGCTCTCGCTTTACCGTTACGCAAAGATCAGCCAATGGAAATCTACATGGCAGCGCTTGTATCGTTTTACTTAAAGCCGCGCAAACGTATATGGATTCCAGACGGTAGGGGGTCACTTATCCAGATCACTGCGCCGAAAGTTGAAGAGGTTAACCGCACAAAAGATTTGGCACAGGAAGAAGTTAGACAGCGCTTTTCGTATTTAGCGGACATTGCCGACACGGGGGGTTGGTCTATTCGCCATGTCACACCACAGCCGCAAGCACAAATCAATAGCGCGATGGAACCTGATCAATATTTCGCCGCACAGCAAACTGAAGATCCACTCGGTGACGACGGCAGCGTCGCACACAATTTCGACACGCTAATATCCGATGCCGACGTGACGCGAAGACAATACATGGTAGAGCAGATGCGCCAAGCAGCCACGCTTTCAACCGGACAGCAAACCGCCATACCACCGCAGCTTACAAATAATCAATCGTCCGTACCGCCACGTTATAGTCCATACCCGACGATTCATCAATCAGTCGTTCAGCCACTAGGCAATCAGACGCCAGGAGTACAACCAGCACCGGTTACGCAGCAAGCATCCAGCGCCCCAACCACCCCTACGCCAACAGCTACTAGCGCCGAACCAGTCTCAGATGATATAATTGGACTTGCAAACAATAGCGGTTTGTCGATTCAAACAATTCAGCAAGAAGCAAATCGTATTCGACAGAAAGAACAAGAAGCCGATAACGGCGAGGTGTTCATTTCGCTGCATTAG
- a CDS encoding DUF87 domain-containing protein — protein MSAKKMDPIDIATQQRAREQAEVEQAFLKGMTTLRDLIAPSSLEIHSSYFRIGTKYGRTMYVYGYPRTLYTGWLSPLINIDQVIDVSMFVYPVDTAVVLNNLRKKVTQLEADMSINAEKGRTRDPAKEAALADAEELRDQLQIGSERFFRYGLYVTIYADSIDELSFIQNEIESMFGQMLVYSKTASSQQEQGLNSTVPQMSDQLQIRRNMNTGAVSTSFPFTSADLTQDNGILYGINMHNSGLVIFDRYSLENANMVVFAKSGAGKSFTVKLEALRSMMVGADVLIIDPENEYQKLSDAVGGSYIRLSLSSDTRINPFDLPRVIDSDEADDALRANLVTLHGLLRLMLGGASANNAGVGLSPSEEADLDQGLIDTYARAGITSDPLTHTATPPTMSNLYDVLLHMGGTGPQLAQRLRKYTSGTFAGIFSQQSNIDINNNMVVFNIRDLEDELRPVAMYIVLSHIWNIVRTQQKKRMLIVDEAWQLMKYDDSANFMFSLAKRARKYYLGLTTITQDVEDFMGSKMGRAIVANSSMQLLLKQSPSAVDVLGDVFKLTEEERRRLSGFPVGQGLFFAGQNHIHIQIVASDTEQRLITTNPQALLQQQRLQQDSES, from the coding sequence ATGAGCGCAAAAAAGATGGATCCTATTGACATTGCTACACAGCAGCGCGCCCGCGAGCAAGCTGAAGTTGAACAAGCGTTCCTTAAGGGTATGACAACACTGCGCGACCTGATCGCGCCAAGCAGCTTAGAGATCCATTCAAGTTATTTCCGTATCGGGACAAAATACGGACGGACGATGTATGTGTACGGCTACCCGCGCACGCTTTATACAGGATGGTTATCGCCGCTCATCAACATTGACCAAGTGATTGACGTTAGTATGTTTGTGTATCCGGTTGATACAGCAGTTGTGTTAAATAATCTGCGCAAGAAAGTGACGCAGCTTGAGGCCGATATGTCGATCAACGCCGAAAAAGGTCGCACGCGCGACCCGGCAAAAGAAGCAGCCCTTGCCGACGCTGAAGAGCTGCGCGACCAGTTACAGATTGGAAGCGAACGATTCTTCCGTTATGGACTCTACGTGACAATCTACGCTGACAGTATTGACGAGCTGAGCTTCATACAAAATGAAATTGAATCAATGTTCGGACAAATGCTCGTTTATAGTAAAACAGCATCAAGCCAGCAGGAGCAAGGACTCAATAGTACAGTACCGCAGATGAGCGATCAGCTACAAATTCGCCGCAATATGAATACAGGCGCTGTTAGTACAAGCTTTCCATTTACAAGCGCCGATCTTACGCAGGATAACGGTATTTTGTACGGGATCAATATGCATAACAGCGGACTAGTTATTTTCGACCGCTATAGCCTAGAGAACGCCAACATGGTCGTATTCGCGAAATCTGGTGCCGGTAAGTCATTCACGGTCAAGCTAGAAGCCTTGCGCAGTATGATGGTCGGCGCAGACGTACTCATCATTGACCCGGAGAATGAGTATCAAAAATTGAGCGATGCTGTCGGCGGCAGCTATATTCGACTAAGCCTTAGTAGCGATACGCGCATTAATCCGTTTGATCTACCTCGCGTAATAGATAGCGATGAGGCCGACGACGCCTTACGCGCGAATCTTGTAACCTTGCATGGGCTATTACGCCTGATGCTCGGCGGCGCGTCAGCGAACAACGCCGGCGTCGGCTTAAGTCCGTCCGAAGAGGCCGATCTTGATCAAGGACTAATTGACACGTACGCCCGCGCCGGCATCACCAGCGACCCGCTCACGCACACCGCCACGCCACCGACAATGAGCAACCTATACGACGTATTGCTTCATATGGGAGGCACTGGGCCGCAGCTTGCACAGCGCCTACGCAAATACACAAGCGGAACGTTCGCCGGCATCTTCAGCCAACAGAGTAATATTGATATTAACAACAACATGGTCGTGTTTAATATCCGCGACCTAGAAGACGAGCTACGCCCAGTGGCAATGTATATCGTTTTGAGCCATATCTGGAATATCGTACGTACGCAGCAAAAAAAGCGCATGCTTATCGTAGATGAGGCGTGGCAACTCATGAAGTATGACGATTCTGCAAACTTTATGTTTAGCTTAGCAAAACGCGCCCGTAAGTATTACCTCGGACTAACGACAATTACACAGGACGTTGAAGACTTTATGGGTAGCAAAATGGGACGCGCAATTGTAGCAAACTCCAGCATGCAGTTACTATTAAAACAATCGCCAAGTGCCGTTGACGTGCTTGGCGACGTCTTCAAACTCACCGAAGAAGAACGGCGACGTCTATCTGGTTTCCCCGTTGGGCAAGGGCTGTTCTTCGCTGGGCAGAATCATATTCATATTCAGATTGTCGCAAGCGACACCGAGCAGAGACTGATCACTACAAATCCTCAGGCGCTCCTGCAGCAACAACGATTACAACAAGATTCGGAAAGTTAA